One window of Branchiostoma lanceolatum isolate klBraLanc5 chromosome 6, klBraLanc5.hap2, whole genome shotgun sequence genomic DNA carries:
- the LOC136436657 gene encoding F-BAR and double SH3 domains protein 2-like isoform X4 — translation MQPPPRKVKISQQLKTVHSEHISKLQAKHETECNLLEDIRAFGSKLSALEKDYGQALEKLVKQFQKREYPVDDELQPPNHSDQVRSVYVVWAALIEQADTLAKARVAAAETLRTAIVEPAKTLKSSKDLQLKKCTEQLNLLHQEVTLTVKEMNKLKKTYFEVEHVAHDAREKAKDAESKMKRNATSIFQSKATLQKNSAKLSARKESCDSKSAVSRNDYLMSLAAANAHQKRYFQTDLPEIIEECDGDIYDNMKEFLVLLTQTQVDLNTQAARSFRDVLSQSELISRQFNQQCFFHSNPVFSDSIQYDFDPCDNDRISTLQESAMGEQSLDKEARKWANKIAREQKNIRDHQKSQRDLHNQMNMYKENPDSLAEFSPVEVEQKIEEEKQGVRKAETSLAKAEARLEQLRTAGVNVDQWLSQTTSSLLSPPDGEGRLSRTSSRLSLNSEHSHREDEKNLLSPNSLGGASPNPSSQGSNYDDWEETFDTSAAASSTSDWPGGSSTSADLSSTTSAGNVEFGPISPNDDVFLEGAQDKGDFGQKTGDSTPVKVSMEDDAGFGDQTDEWDDTFDNTVVFNGADAVSSSPSMQSRQYPITCTVLYPYEGQKSDELTIAEGDLVEAIDDGDIEGWVMGRNQRGEVGYVPENYLQWDTSSVDRRDSSDSPSHVTNSVSSSDVQYEQLETAQTVGSPQHVSGSYTSSMSSTDWEVQQALGTTETSPPFQQQGLSLVRALYDFDASNPEELTFPEGAIINVTSKDANGVDDGWWKGEYNGTVGVFPSLVVEDLDESEAAFYDKTPTTPNLPMPGVLPPSLPPGFLTNGNNSNSNGTLGPVPELNIESPQSPDNQFRPSSANFLGTGTSLDVDADQPSAHSAPGSPSGSWRPDEEGTKDGEKSETKDGEEVGDGEETKDGEKATMCAPSSIGTGH, via the exons GCCCTGGAGAAGCTGGTAAAACAGTTCCAGAAGAGGGAATATCCAGTAGATGATGAACTCCAACCACCAAACCACAG TGACCAAGTTCG AAGTGTGTATGTGGTATGGGCAGCTCTTATAGAGCAGGCCGACACGCTGGCAAAGGCCAGAGTTGCTGCAGCAGAAACATTGCGAACAGCGATAGTCGAACCTGCCAAGACCCTCAAGTCATCCAAAGATCTACAGCTGAAAAAA TGCACGGAACAGCTGAACCTCTTACACCAGGAGGTCACCTTGACTGTCAAGGAGATGAACAAGCTGAAGAAGACGTACTTCGAGGTGGAGCATGTGGCTCATGACGCGAGAGAGAAGGCTAAGGATGCAGAGAGCAA GATGAAAAGAAATGCAACCAGTATATTCCAGTCCAAAGCAACTCTACAGAAAAATAGTGCCAAG CTGTCAGCGAGGAAGGAGTCGTGCGACAGTAAGTCGGCCGTGTCCAGGAATGACTACCTGATGTCGCTGGCTGCTGCCAACGCACACCAGAAACGCTACTTCCAGACGGACCTGCCTGAGATCATCGAG GAGTGTGATGGAGACATCTATGACAACATGAAGGAGTTCCTTGTGCTCCTGACTCAGACCCAGGTGGACCTCAACACGCAGGCAGCGCGCAGCTTCCGGGACGTCCTCAGCCAGTCTGAACTA ATCAGCAGACAGTTCAACCAGCAATGCTTCTTCCATTCCAACCCCGTTTTCTCTGACAGCATCCAGTATGACTTTGACCCCTGTGATAATGACAGG ATCAGCACCCTCCAAGAGTCGGCGATGGGGGAACAGTCTCTGGACAAGGAGGCTAGGAAGTGGGCCAACAAGATCGCCCGCGAGCAGAAAAACATTCGCGACCACCAGAAGTCCCAGCGAGACCTTCACAACCAGATGAACATGTACAAGGAGAACCCCGACAGCCTGGCAGAGTTCAGTCCTGTCGAGGTGGAGCAGAAAATAGAAGAGGAAAAACAGGGAGTTAGAAAAGCAGAG acatcccTCGCAAAAGCGGAAGCCAGGCTTGAGCAGCTGAGAACAGCAGGTG TGAATGTGGACCAGTGGTTGAGCCAGACCACCTCCTCATTACTGTCACCTCCTGATGGCGAGGGCCGACTCAGCAGAACAAGTTCCCGGCTTTCGCTCAACTCCGAG CACTCACACAGAGAAGATGAGAAAAATCTCCTCTCGCCCAATAGCTTAGGTGGGGCAAGTCCCAATCCTTCCAGTCAG GGTTCCAACTACGACGACTGGGAAGAGACATTTGACACCAGTGCAGCAGCCTCATCCACCAGCGACTGGCCCGGGGGTTCCTCCACGTCTGCCGATCTCAGCAGCACCACTTCTGCTGGGAACGTGGAGTTCGGACCCATCTCTCCCAACGACGATGTGTTCCTTGAGGGCGCCCAAGACAAGGGAGACTTTGGACAGAAGACCGGAGATTCCACTCCTGTTAAGGTCTCCATG GAGGATGACGCAGGGTTTGGCGACCAGACGGACGAGTGGGACGACACGTTTGACAACACCGTCGTGTTTAATGGTGCGGACGCCGTCAGCTCCAGCCCCTCCATGCAGTCTCGGCAGTACCCAATCACCTGCACCGTTCTATATCCGTATGAG GGCCAGAAGTCGGATGAGCTGACTATTGCAGAGGGAGACTTAGTAGAGGCCATAGACGATGGAGACATTGAGGGATGGGTGATG GGGCGTAACCAAAGAGGTGAGGTTGGGTATGTTCCAGAGAACTACCTACAGTGGGACACTAGCAGTGTGGACAGGAGAGACTCCTCTGATTCACCCTCACATGTCACCAACTCTGTATCTTCCTCTGAT GTGCAATATGAGCAGCTGGAGACGGCCCAGACGGTGGGTTCCCCCCAGCATGTGTCTGGGTCCTACACATCCTCCATGTCCAGTACAGACTGGGAGGTGCAGCAGGCACTGGGGACTACCGAGACATCACCGCCCTTCCAACAACAAGGAT TGTCCCTGGTCCGAGCGCTGTACGACTTTGACGCCAGTAACCCTGAGGAGCTGACCTTCCCGGAGGGAGCGATCATCAATGTGACGAGTAAGGACGCCAACGGGGTGGACGACGGCTGGTGGAAGGGCGAGTACAACGGCACTGTCGGTGTCTTCCCTTCGCTGGTCGTCGAGGACTTGGATGAGAGTGAAGCAGCATTTTATGATAAG ACCCCAACCACTCCCAACCTCCCCATGCCTGGagtgctgcccccctccctcccaccGGGCTTCCTGACCAACGGTAACAATAGTAACAGTAACGGCACACTGGGCCCAGTTCCTGAGCTCAACATCGAGTCTCCGCAGTCCCCTGACAACCAGTTCAGACCGTCCTCTGCAAACTTCTTAG GAACTGGTACCAGTCTAGATGTAGATGCCGACCAACCGTCCGCCCACTCTGCACCAGGTAGTCCCTCAGGGAGCTGGAGACCG GATGAGGAGGGAACAAAGGATGGAGAAAAAAGTGAAACTAAAGATGGTGAGGAAGTAGGAGATGGTGAGGAAACTAAAGACGGAGAAAAAG CCACGATGTGCGCCCCCTCCTCCATCGGGACAGGACACTGA
- the LOC136436657 gene encoding F-BAR and double SH3 domains protein 2-like isoform X2: MQPPPRKVKISQQLKTVHSEHISKLQAKHETECNLLEDIRAFGSKLSALEKDYGQALEKLVKQFQKREYPVDDELQPPNHRSVYVVWAALIEQADTLAKARVAAAETLRTAIVEPAKTLKSSKDLQLKKCTEQLNLLHQEVTLTVKEMNKLKKTYFEVEHVAHDAREKAKDAESKMKRNATSIFQSKATLQKNSAKLSARKESCDSKSAVSRNDYLMSLAAANAHQKRYFQTDLPEIIEECDGDIYDNMKEFLVLLTQTQVDLNTQAARSFRDVLSQSELISRQFNQQCFFHSNPVFSDSIQYDFDPCDNDRISTLQESAMGEQSLDKEARKWANKIAREQKNIRDHQKSQRDLHNQMNMYKENPDSLAEFSPVEVEQKIEEEKQGVRKAETSLAKAEARLEQLRTAGVNVDQWLSQTTSSLLSPPDGEGRLSRTSSRLSLNSEHSHREDEKNLLSPNSLGGASPNPSSQGSNYDDWEETFDTSAAASSTSDWPGGSSTSADLSSTTSAGNVEFGPISPNDDVFLEGAQDKGDFGQKTGDSTPVKVSMEDDAGFGDQTDEWDDTFDNTVVFNGADAVSSSPSMQSRQYPITCTVLYPYEGQKSDELTIAEGDLVEAIDDGDIEGWVMGRNQRGEVGYVPENYLQWDTSSVDRRDSSDSPSHVTNSVSSSDVQYEQLETAQTVGSPQHVSGSYTSSMSSTDWEVQQALGTTETSPPFQQQGLSLVRALYDFDASNPEELTFPEGAIINVTSKDANGVDDGWWKGEYNGTVGVFPSLVVEDLDESEAAFYDKTPTTPNLPMPGVLPPSLPPGFLTNGNNSNSNGTLGPVPELNIESPQSPDNQFRPSSANFLGTGTSLDVDADQPSAHSAPGSPSGSWRPDEEGTKDGEKSETKDGEEVGDGEETKDGEKGESKGDGEAKGETKDGDKDDGEEPRCAPPPPSGQDTETQPAFDVNDVELEVSTV; encoded by the exons GCCCTGGAGAAGCTGGTAAAACAGTTCCAGAAGAGGGAATATCCAGTAGATGATGAACTCCAACCACCAAACCACAG AAGTGTGTATGTGGTATGGGCAGCTCTTATAGAGCAGGCCGACACGCTGGCAAAGGCCAGAGTTGCTGCAGCAGAAACATTGCGAACAGCGATAGTCGAACCTGCCAAGACCCTCAAGTCATCCAAAGATCTACAGCTGAAAAAA TGCACGGAACAGCTGAACCTCTTACACCAGGAGGTCACCTTGACTGTCAAGGAGATGAACAAGCTGAAGAAGACGTACTTCGAGGTGGAGCATGTGGCTCATGACGCGAGAGAGAAGGCTAAGGATGCAGAGAGCAA GATGAAAAGAAATGCAACCAGTATATTCCAGTCCAAAGCAACTCTACAGAAAAATAGTGCCAAG CTGTCAGCGAGGAAGGAGTCGTGCGACAGTAAGTCGGCCGTGTCCAGGAATGACTACCTGATGTCGCTGGCTGCTGCCAACGCACACCAGAAACGCTACTTCCAGACGGACCTGCCTGAGATCATCGAG GAGTGTGATGGAGACATCTATGACAACATGAAGGAGTTCCTTGTGCTCCTGACTCAGACCCAGGTGGACCTCAACACGCAGGCAGCGCGCAGCTTCCGGGACGTCCTCAGCCAGTCTGAACTA ATCAGCAGACAGTTCAACCAGCAATGCTTCTTCCATTCCAACCCCGTTTTCTCTGACAGCATCCAGTATGACTTTGACCCCTGTGATAATGACAGG ATCAGCACCCTCCAAGAGTCGGCGATGGGGGAACAGTCTCTGGACAAGGAGGCTAGGAAGTGGGCCAACAAGATCGCCCGCGAGCAGAAAAACATTCGCGACCACCAGAAGTCCCAGCGAGACCTTCACAACCAGATGAACATGTACAAGGAGAACCCCGACAGCCTGGCAGAGTTCAGTCCTGTCGAGGTGGAGCAGAAAATAGAAGAGGAAAAACAGGGAGTTAGAAAAGCAGAG acatcccTCGCAAAAGCGGAAGCCAGGCTTGAGCAGCTGAGAACAGCAGGTG TGAATGTGGACCAGTGGTTGAGCCAGACCACCTCCTCATTACTGTCACCTCCTGATGGCGAGGGCCGACTCAGCAGAACAAGTTCCCGGCTTTCGCTCAACTCCGAG CACTCACACAGAGAAGATGAGAAAAATCTCCTCTCGCCCAATAGCTTAGGTGGGGCAAGTCCCAATCCTTCCAGTCAG GGTTCCAACTACGACGACTGGGAAGAGACATTTGACACCAGTGCAGCAGCCTCATCCACCAGCGACTGGCCCGGGGGTTCCTCCACGTCTGCCGATCTCAGCAGCACCACTTCTGCTGGGAACGTGGAGTTCGGACCCATCTCTCCCAACGACGATGTGTTCCTTGAGGGCGCCCAAGACAAGGGAGACTTTGGACAGAAGACCGGAGATTCCACTCCTGTTAAGGTCTCCATG GAGGATGACGCAGGGTTTGGCGACCAGACGGACGAGTGGGACGACACGTTTGACAACACCGTCGTGTTTAATGGTGCGGACGCCGTCAGCTCCAGCCCCTCCATGCAGTCTCGGCAGTACCCAATCACCTGCACCGTTCTATATCCGTATGAG GGCCAGAAGTCGGATGAGCTGACTATTGCAGAGGGAGACTTAGTAGAGGCCATAGACGATGGAGACATTGAGGGATGGGTGATG GGGCGTAACCAAAGAGGTGAGGTTGGGTATGTTCCAGAGAACTACCTACAGTGGGACACTAGCAGTGTGGACAGGAGAGACTCCTCTGATTCACCCTCACATGTCACCAACTCTGTATCTTCCTCTGAT GTGCAATATGAGCAGCTGGAGACGGCCCAGACGGTGGGTTCCCCCCAGCATGTGTCTGGGTCCTACACATCCTCCATGTCCAGTACAGACTGGGAGGTGCAGCAGGCACTGGGGACTACCGAGACATCACCGCCCTTCCAACAACAAGGAT TGTCCCTGGTCCGAGCGCTGTACGACTTTGACGCCAGTAACCCTGAGGAGCTGACCTTCCCGGAGGGAGCGATCATCAATGTGACGAGTAAGGACGCCAACGGGGTGGACGACGGCTGGTGGAAGGGCGAGTACAACGGCACTGTCGGTGTCTTCCCTTCGCTGGTCGTCGAGGACTTGGATGAGAGTGAAGCAGCATTTTATGATAAG ACCCCAACCACTCCCAACCTCCCCATGCCTGGagtgctgcccccctccctcccaccGGGCTTCCTGACCAACGGTAACAATAGTAACAGTAACGGCACACTGGGCCCAGTTCCTGAGCTCAACATCGAGTCTCCGCAGTCCCCTGACAACCAGTTCAGACCGTCCTCTGCAAACTTCTTAG GAACTGGTACCAGTCTAGATGTAGATGCCGACCAACCGTCCGCCCACTCTGCACCAGGTAGTCCCTCAGGGAGCTGGAGACCG GATGAGGAGGGAACAAAGGATGGAGAAAAAAGTGAAACTAAAGATGGTGAGGAAGTAGGAGATGGTGAGGAAACTAAAGACGGAGAAAAAGGTGAAAGTAAAGGTGATGGGGAAGCTAAAGGTGAAACTAAAGATGGTGATAAAGATGATGGGGAGGAG CCACGATGTGCGCCCCCTCCTCCATCGGGACAGGACACTGAAACACAGCCAGCTTTCGACGTTAACGATGTGGAGTTGGAAGTGTCGACTGTGTGA
- the LOC136436657 gene encoding F-BAR and double SH3 domains protein 2-like isoform X6, translating to MQPPPRKVKISQQLKTVHSEHISKLQAKHETECNLLEDIRAFGSKLSALEKDYGQALEKLVKQFQKREYPVDDELQPPNHSDQVRSVYVVWAALIEQADTLAKARVAAAETLRTAIVEPAKTLKSSKDLQLKKCTEQLNLLHQEVTLTVKEMNKLKKTYFEVEHVAHDAREKAKDAESKMKRNATSIFQSKATLQKNSAKLSARKESCDSKSAVSRNDYLMSLAAANAHQKRYFQTDLPEIIEECDGDIYDNMKEFLVLLTQTQVDLNTQAARSFRDVLSQSELISRQFNQQCFFHSNPVFSDSIQYDFDPCDNDRISTLQESAMGEQSLDKEARKWANKIAREQKNIRDHQKSQRDLHNQMNMYKENPDSLAEFSPVEVEQKIEEEKQGVRKAETSLAKAEARLEQLRTAGVNVDQWLSQTTSSLLSPPDGEGRLSRTSSRLSLNSEHSHREDEKNLLSPNSLGGASPNPSSQGSNYDDWEETFDTSAAASSTSDWPGGSSTSADLSSTTSAGNVEFGPISPNDDVFLEGAQDKGDFGQKTGDSTPVKVSMEDDAGFGDQTDEWDDTFDNTVVFNGADAVSSSPSMQSRQYPITCTVLYPYEGQKSDELTIAEGDLVEAIDDGDIEGWVMGRNQRGEVGYVPENYLQWDTSSVDRRDSSDSPSHVTNSVSSSDVQYEQLETAQTVGSPQHVSGSYTSSMSSTDWEVQQALGTTETSPPFQQQGLSLVRALYDFDASNPEELTFPEGAIINVTSKDANGVDDGWWKGEYNGTVGVFPSLVVEDLDESEAAFYDKTPTTPNLPMPGVLPPSLPPGFLTNGNNSNSNGTLGPVPELNIESPQSPDNQFRPSSANFLGTGTSLDVDADQPSAHSAPGSPSGSWRPFAW from the exons GCCCTGGAGAAGCTGGTAAAACAGTTCCAGAAGAGGGAATATCCAGTAGATGATGAACTCCAACCACCAAACCACAG TGACCAAGTTCG AAGTGTGTATGTGGTATGGGCAGCTCTTATAGAGCAGGCCGACACGCTGGCAAAGGCCAGAGTTGCTGCAGCAGAAACATTGCGAACAGCGATAGTCGAACCTGCCAAGACCCTCAAGTCATCCAAAGATCTACAGCTGAAAAAA TGCACGGAACAGCTGAACCTCTTACACCAGGAGGTCACCTTGACTGTCAAGGAGATGAACAAGCTGAAGAAGACGTACTTCGAGGTGGAGCATGTGGCTCATGACGCGAGAGAGAAGGCTAAGGATGCAGAGAGCAA GATGAAAAGAAATGCAACCAGTATATTCCAGTCCAAAGCAACTCTACAGAAAAATAGTGCCAAG CTGTCAGCGAGGAAGGAGTCGTGCGACAGTAAGTCGGCCGTGTCCAGGAATGACTACCTGATGTCGCTGGCTGCTGCCAACGCACACCAGAAACGCTACTTCCAGACGGACCTGCCTGAGATCATCGAG GAGTGTGATGGAGACATCTATGACAACATGAAGGAGTTCCTTGTGCTCCTGACTCAGACCCAGGTGGACCTCAACACGCAGGCAGCGCGCAGCTTCCGGGACGTCCTCAGCCAGTCTGAACTA ATCAGCAGACAGTTCAACCAGCAATGCTTCTTCCATTCCAACCCCGTTTTCTCTGACAGCATCCAGTATGACTTTGACCCCTGTGATAATGACAGG ATCAGCACCCTCCAAGAGTCGGCGATGGGGGAACAGTCTCTGGACAAGGAGGCTAGGAAGTGGGCCAACAAGATCGCCCGCGAGCAGAAAAACATTCGCGACCACCAGAAGTCCCAGCGAGACCTTCACAACCAGATGAACATGTACAAGGAGAACCCCGACAGCCTGGCAGAGTTCAGTCCTGTCGAGGTGGAGCAGAAAATAGAAGAGGAAAAACAGGGAGTTAGAAAAGCAGAG acatcccTCGCAAAAGCGGAAGCCAGGCTTGAGCAGCTGAGAACAGCAGGTG TGAATGTGGACCAGTGGTTGAGCCAGACCACCTCCTCATTACTGTCACCTCCTGATGGCGAGGGCCGACTCAGCAGAACAAGTTCCCGGCTTTCGCTCAACTCCGAG CACTCACACAGAGAAGATGAGAAAAATCTCCTCTCGCCCAATAGCTTAGGTGGGGCAAGTCCCAATCCTTCCAGTCAG GGTTCCAACTACGACGACTGGGAAGAGACATTTGACACCAGTGCAGCAGCCTCATCCACCAGCGACTGGCCCGGGGGTTCCTCCACGTCTGCCGATCTCAGCAGCACCACTTCTGCTGGGAACGTGGAGTTCGGACCCATCTCTCCCAACGACGATGTGTTCCTTGAGGGCGCCCAAGACAAGGGAGACTTTGGACAGAAGACCGGAGATTCCACTCCTGTTAAGGTCTCCATG GAGGATGACGCAGGGTTTGGCGACCAGACGGACGAGTGGGACGACACGTTTGACAACACCGTCGTGTTTAATGGTGCGGACGCCGTCAGCTCCAGCCCCTCCATGCAGTCTCGGCAGTACCCAATCACCTGCACCGTTCTATATCCGTATGAG GGCCAGAAGTCGGATGAGCTGACTATTGCAGAGGGAGACTTAGTAGAGGCCATAGACGATGGAGACATTGAGGGATGGGTGATG GGGCGTAACCAAAGAGGTGAGGTTGGGTATGTTCCAGAGAACTACCTACAGTGGGACACTAGCAGTGTGGACAGGAGAGACTCCTCTGATTCACCCTCACATGTCACCAACTCTGTATCTTCCTCTGAT GTGCAATATGAGCAGCTGGAGACGGCCCAGACGGTGGGTTCCCCCCAGCATGTGTCTGGGTCCTACACATCCTCCATGTCCAGTACAGACTGGGAGGTGCAGCAGGCACTGGGGACTACCGAGACATCACCGCCCTTCCAACAACAAGGAT TGTCCCTGGTCCGAGCGCTGTACGACTTTGACGCCAGTAACCCTGAGGAGCTGACCTTCCCGGAGGGAGCGATCATCAATGTGACGAGTAAGGACGCCAACGGGGTGGACGACGGCTGGTGGAAGGGCGAGTACAACGGCACTGTCGGTGTCTTCCCTTCGCTGGTCGTCGAGGACTTGGATGAGAGTGAAGCAGCATTTTATGATAAG ACCCCAACCACTCCCAACCTCCCCATGCCTGGagtgctgcccccctccctcccaccGGGCTTCCTGACCAACGGTAACAATAGTAACAGTAACGGCACACTGGGCCCAGTTCCTGAGCTCAACATCGAGTCTCCGCAGTCCCCTGACAACCAGTTCAGACCGTCCTCTGCAAACTTCTTAG GAACTGGTACCAGTCTAGATGTAGATGCCGACCAACCGTCCGCCCACTCTGCACCAGGTAGTCCCTCAGGGAGCTGGAGACCG TTTGCATGGTGA